The proteins below come from a single Mycolicibacterium sp. TY81 genomic window:
- a CDS encoding L-threonylcarbamoyladenylate synthase: protein METFDCGDAAKRATGIASAISALKGGRLVVLPTDTVYGLGADAFNSEAVAALLAAKGRGRNMPVPVLVGSWRTIDGLVYAVPPAARDLIEAFWPGALSLVVRQAPSLSWDLGDTNGSVMLRMPLHPVAIELLREVGPMAVSSANISGQPPAVNADEARAQLGDKVEVYLDAGPATKQAASTIVDLTGATPRVLREGPISLVQIAEVLGVEAESLTGEVS, encoded by the coding sequence ATGGAGACGTTCGACTGCGGTGATGCGGCCAAGCGCGCCACCGGGATCGCCTCGGCTATCAGTGCGCTCAAGGGCGGCCGCCTGGTCGTGCTGCCCACCGACACCGTCTACGGCCTGGGTGCCGACGCCTTCAACAGCGAGGCCGTCGCGGCGCTGCTCGCTGCGAAGGGGAGGGGCCGCAACATGCCGGTCCCGGTGCTCGTCGGTTCCTGGCGCACCATCGACGGGCTCGTCTACGCCGTGCCCCCGGCGGCCCGGGACCTGATCGAGGCGTTCTGGCCCGGCGCGTTGAGCCTGGTCGTGCGGCAGGCCCCGTCGCTGTCGTGGGACCTCGGTGACACCAACGGCAGCGTCATGCTGCGCATGCCCTTGCACCCGGTGGCCATCGAGCTGCTGCGTGAGGTCGGCCCCATGGCGGTGTCCAGCGCCAACATCTCGGGCCAACCGCCCGCGGTCAACGCCGACGAGGCGCGGGCACAGCTGGGCGACAAGGTCGAGGTCTACCTGGACGCGGGACCGGCGACCAAGCAGGCCGCGTCCACGATCGTCGACCTGACCGGCGCGACGCCGCGGGTGCTGCGGGAGGGCCCGATCTCGCTCGTGCAGATCGCTGAAGTGCTCGGAGTCGAAGCGGAGTCCCTGACCGGCGAGGTGTCGTGA